A genomic window from Lotus japonicus ecotype B-129 chromosome 1, LjGifu_v1.2 includes:
- the LOC130721601 gene encoding BRI1 kinase inhibitor 1 — MEIHQHQNHTENISSLPPTNPASPSSSPSHEFSFTISLHPSIPENSSKAPHNSLAVDLSPADDIFFHGHLLPLHLLSQFPSSPRFSTNSLDSFTLPIREDKKLRKDSSSCNTSNREEQSIIGITKEENRAKNSFSLFGLTKGRKGCQIKDKEDKENHKRKLGNEVMHAVKRYLRMVLFRGRREKIPFHGQAYSHSGNLMRRSKPEVRGRRGECSAPASMRASPTNSGLLLATTTLPPASDSTMEELQAAIQAAIAHCKNSSAKEEKLSC, encoded by the coding sequence ATGGAAATACATCAACACCAAAATCACACAGAAAACATATCATCATTACCACCAACAAACCCTGCTTCACCATCCTCTTCACCTTCTCATGagttttccttcacaatctcacTCCACCCTTCAATCCCTGAGAATTCATCAAAAGCTCCACATAATTCCCTTGCAGTTGATTTATCTCCTGCTGATGACATTTTCTTTCATGGCCACTTGCTACCCCTCCACCTCCTATCTCAATTCCCTTCATCCCCTCGCTTTTCCACCAATTCCTTGGACAGCTTCACTCTCCCTATTCGAGAAGATAAAAAACTCAGGAAAGATAGTAGCAGCTGCAACACCAGCAACAGAGAAGAACAGAGCATCATAGGAAtaacaaaggaagaaaacagGGCCAAGAATAGTTTTTCCTTGTTTGGATTAACAAAAGGGAGAAAAGGGTGTCAAATTAAGGACAAAGAAGACAAAGAAAATCACAAGAGGAAGCTGGGGAATGAAGTGATGCATGCAGTGAAGAGGTACTTAAGAATGGTTCTTTTCAgagggagaagagagaagattCCATTTCATGGACAAGCTTATTCTCATTCAGGGAATTTAATGAGGAGGAGTAAGCCTGAAGTGAGGGGAAGAAGAGGAGAGTGTTCAGCACCAGCTTCCATGAGGGCTTCTCCAACAAACAGTGGTCTTCTTCTTGCAACCACCACTCTTCCTCCTGCTAGTGACAGCACCATGGAAGAGTTGCAAGCAGCAATTCAAGCTGCAATTGCTCACTGCAAAAACTCTAGTGCAAAAGAAGAGAAGCTCAGTTGCTGA